The DNA segment TTGCTCGTTGTTTTTTGTGTAAATTGAATTCATTGTCTTTAACTTCTGTGTCATATCCACTGAATTATCATCATCCTCGCAAGCATTTGTGGCGACTTTGAGGCATAACTTAACCAAATTAGCATATCTTGTAGTAGATGGTTTACCACTCAAATTATCATAATTGCTTTGAATGAGAGCATATCTATGCTTAATATCCTTCCTTCACCTTTCCATAATGTACTTTGAAGGCACTGAGTGGACATCCTTTACTGAGAAAATAACAAGAATGTGCCTACAAAAAATGCCTCTCATATGAAATAGTCCACACATGCACTTTGCTTCACACTCCTCTTCATTAAAGTATGACATATATGTAACTCTTTTAATGGACCCTTCAACTTGCAACTGGTCATTAACTTCATATGTCGAAATTGCCCATTCCGTCTTGATAAGAATACAATGAGCATAAATAACCCCCATTACTTTAGACTGTACCTccttaaattttgaattagtATACAAATCTTGAAATTGCTTCTCCACGGGTAAGTGAGTTATACATGGGATATTGCAGTTGAAAGAGTGGAAGTCCGCTGCCATCTCTGCCTCTCCTCCCTTCCTCAGTGCATTATCAAATTGATCAACGAACTCTTTTAACGTGGTCCTCACTAAACcatcaaaaaatgcatttatgCTCTCACTCCTCTGAGTTGTGCTCATTCCAGtccaaaatgtattttttagatACACAGAAACCCAATACATTCTCTCACTATGTAGACTTTAAAGCCATGCATTCTCATGCAAATTGTATGTATCAACGATTGCCTCCCACGACTTCTCAAACTCATCAGAATTTTGGCAATCATAGACACATTTATGCAATACATACTTCAAACCATCATTATATTTAGAATGGGAAACCAATTTCTCTGGTAGTTTTCTCATTATGTGCCATAAACAATACTGGTGTCAGGTTTTCAGAAAGACTATTGCTATGGCATTTTTCATGGCCCTGTCTTGGTCGGTGATAATAGCGTTTGGAGCCTTCCCATCTATACATTTCAACCAAGTCTCAAATAATCAAACGAATGTATCAATATCTTCGCTTGAAATCAAACCGGCTCCAAAAAGAATTGATTGTTCATGATGGTTAACACCGACAGAATGAGCGAATGACATGCCATATCTATTTGTTAGGTATGTTGTATCAAATGTCACAATATCTCCAAAATACCCATATGCTACTCTGCTACGTGCATCAACCCAAAAGACATTCTTTAATCTTCAATCGtcatctaaatccatcaagGAATAAAACCCATAATTCTTATACTGCATTCTCTCAAAATACCCACAAAGTGCATAAGCATCTCCTTTACCAAGCCTAAGGTGTCGGGCCTTGTCAATATAATTCCTTGCATCCTTCTCAACAAATGGAAGATTATCGTATCCACCTGCCTCGACAACCAATGAGTTGAAACTTTTAGCCATACTGATGCCTGCCTTGTCGTTGATATCTAGTTGCCTCTTTACAGAATCGTTAATAGCTCGATTACATCTAAAGAACCTTGCCTTTCGTGGACTTAACCCGTGGTTGTGTGCATTCTCAACTGTAGTTATATGCAACATCCCATCAAACAAAATTGCATTAACCTTCGCCTTACAATCCATCTTCATTGTCGGACGTGGTTTTGAAACATTCGAATTACGATTCCTTGCCTTACCACCACGAGCACAACCAAGTGTTAAATATCTAACACTCCCATCGTCTTCCATTTTACTTCTTTGGGTCATTACGCCAAATCCAGTTTGTTTTCCATATTGCTTATAGTAGTCTATAATCTCATGCTCAGTTTTAAATGACAtccatggctttggctctataACACTATCATCATCATTTCCATGACTTCTTGATGGTACTTCTTCAACCGGTACTTCCTCAACCATTGATGGTACTTCCTCAACCAACGAATTATCAGCCTCCTGGATTATACCATAACACATATCAATACTCATAGTTTTGTTATTTAATATGTACATGAACAtagttcaatttattttataccTGTTGTTGTTCAATGAACTCGTCTCTCACATTTGAGCTATCTTGATAAGTACTGCTTTCAGAAGAAAACAATGATCGCCTAGTAGACGAGATGATGGGTTCTGCCATATCCTTAGGATTACTTGAACATCCTAGATAAAGAATTGGAGGAGCATAAGGGTAGGGAATTGGTAGTCTAAATGGTACTTCCGTTGGCTACTgcaatttacaataaaaaataaaaaatttagcccTTCACAAAGTGTATTTAAACATAGAAACTTTTTGGTCATAAAGTTTATCACCTCATTTCGCCACAGATAAGGATCAACATCTGGACGAGTAGCAAACGGTGGGAAAAATGTAGGTTGCATCATCCCATGGTAACCATGCATGTAACTATATGTTGACCAATCTGGGTAAAATGGCCTTGGTATTTCCTGAAATAAAATCGAATAATGATTTACTACCAAATTATAAATCACACAAATAATATGGCTTTTGGATGGGAAAAACATACTTGAGTGAATGCAGTTGGTAGGCCTTGTAGCATTGCTGGTAGGCCTTgtgtttttttcccctttctccaTCGACTTGTCCACCAAAATGGACCTACTTCTATGTAAACATTCAGCTAATTCAAGATCAGAAATGAGTTTGACAAGCCTTACACTTCTTTAATCATGTGTAGTGCTTGAAAAATTCACCTCCAGGCCAAATATAACTTGGAATGATTAATATCTTGTCTTGTACAGTGGGAAAAAGCAAAAAACAAGCTCatggcaaaaaaataaaataaaaaaaaaacaaaaaaaattagattattaaTAGCCTTGCATTCAGCAGTCTTGTTTGGAGCTCCATCGAGCTACCTTGGCACCTGGATTTCTCTACTATTTCACTCATATTAATGTCTCATAATATTCGGGAGGAAACGAAAGTGCATATAGAGGTTTTGTGTCTTTTTCATTATTGAGAAAAGTGAGAAAGTGGTTCAGTATTTGTCTTCTAGACCTTTAGACCCAGACCATGCAGGACTGATGGAAATGGAAATTTTagattattaattacttataaaaaaatgtttagattATTAATAGCCCTGCAAGCTTCTGAGTTTAGATTGATACTTGTAAAAATCCTTTCCATTATGAAATTATCACTGAGGTCTTTATTCAAACATCTTCTCTACgtctcattttttctttttaacaatcCCTCATTACCgataaaataattatcaaaCATATGGGGATTATTCCAGTCCAGATTAAATAAACATGTATACCTGCAACTACTAGAGGTTCTCGACATCGTTCACGTTTCTGAGGGAGATGGTGCAAGAGTGAACACGAAACTGAAAATAGATAAATGGGGGATGGTGTGTGAATGGTCTAGATTTCcaccatcattaaaaaaaaaaagaaaaaaaaagaaaaaaaaaaagagtgagacCAGAGAACAACTACCTAGTAGTCGTGGTGGTGGAGTAGATGGTTTATAGCAACCCAATGCAGATAGATCTTTTATTCACTAGGGGGTGCAGAGATCTTTTTTCTCGAAGTTACAGGTTGAGTGTTGGTGGAGTTGAGTAGAACGTTGCGCCGGTTATGAAGGAGACGAGCCTAACGTCGGTGGTGGAGGTGACAAAAAACTTTTGGCTCTGGCGGAGTCAAAGACAATGGCAAAGTGCTTTTCAAATTTCGTAGCTCTCTAAAATGCTGAAAAATCAATTGATTTTGGTCATTTGGAAGGAGGTTAATTTGGTAATTTGTTTAAACTGATATGGACAAAATGACAACGAGTGGGGTGCGTGGGGACTGCAATCACGGACTGTACCTAGCACACCTCTAAAGTTATAACCtttgatttaattggataatattgTCTCACATgtacaatatatttttgatattttatttttacttttttatttatttttaattttctatctatattatttctctttcttgtttttattgcTTTCTAAATAATACTTCTAGTTGTGACCTCTACGCAGATATTTTGATAGCATGGAGCACCTGGTTAGTCATGCATGCGCTAACTTGCTAGCTAGTTAGCAAGATTTGTGATCAATTATACTCTCTCGGTTAAAGAAGACAAGTGTTGTTTTTTATCTTTAACTTTTCAATGGGACACATGTAGACAAAGAAGAAAAGTAATACTTTTTGCACATGGATGGcacttactttttctttttttgtttttatacgTTTATATGTAGAAAATTGAAAGGTAAATCTTATGTAGGACCCAtgcatggaataaagaaaagaaaagaaaaagaaaaaaagaaagaagagatgcTGATTCCTGGAGAAAGAAAGGATGTGAGAGGTTCAGATTTTTCGTCTGGGGCTTGAGAAATGGGACTGCCAAAGTGCAggttttcactttcttttggaGGACGAAAAAGACACAAAATGGAGACGATAAGCTAGACGTTGggagttttttcttttgaggATCTATTTTCTCTCACTTTTGCTCTCTTGgttcaaattatttttcagtattattttgtgttttattttagtttattgatggaaaatatctatttgatttccatgactcttgtgatgaacatggttggctaaatctTTTGTACTAAGGTTAGAGTTGAAGTCTAATGAGTTAGATATTGTTTCCAATCAACAATAGTGTTTTTATTATGAGTTTGAtcaattaaatggttttattattagaactttaattatctatatatttattttgatccaTTGTGATTTCCGGATACATTGGATGCTTGAAAAATTTCTGTGATTTTTAaatggatttgtgaatgttttaatcatcaattgtttatgcttaatctttagtgataaattttcttgatcttaaatactaaatcttgcaatcaaatggaattattgttctagtttaattgaaataaatcgatcggaaacaatattctaaattattagacggatcctcgaaaccttagtcattctccatatcaatttattttatcattttagttttattctgttgCGTTAAAAATCTTAATTTGAATCATTTTCTTGTCCACTTGATTGCATGTTCAAGGTAGGATGGAAAAATGAAGCTCACCTCCAATGTCCTGCAAAAGTCCCTGCATCACGGAGCTAGGATAGGGCTAGTTGTGGGAGCTCGGGCAAATTGTACCATCTCAACGGGCAATGCTCGTCGAAGAGTgagcattaaaataaatatagtggtGTCCATTAGTATTCGTCCCCCAATCAAAGTGGTCGAATCAAATTGACTGGTTCTTCAGTACAACATCTAACCTCTGATGAAATAAATATGATCACGTGGGACTTTGCTATCGAGCACATATCTGACCCCCAGTCAAGTTAGTTGTATCTCATGGCAACTCCTTTCCAACGTGGTGAG comes from the Carya illinoinensis cultivar Pawnee chromosome 8, C.illinoinensisPawnee_v1, whole genome shotgun sequence genome and includes:
- the LOC122274507 gene encoding protein FAR-RED IMPAIRED RESPONSE 1-like, producing MSTTQRSESINAFFDGLVRTTLKEFVDQFDNALRKGGEAEMAADFHSFNCNIPCITHLPVEKQFQDLYTNSKFKEVQSKVMGVIYAHCILIKTEWAISTYEVNDQLQVEGSIKRVTYMSYFNEEECEAKCMCGLFHMRGIFCRHILVIFSVKDVHSVPSKYIMERYANLVKLCLKVATNACEDDDNSVDMTQKLKTMNSIYTKNNEQPIFTNTSTEVGDIEMGSSKKVLSPHIVRGKGRPPSMRREPASKLPNEVLSGALATDDVLNMSGIAGTTYEVMNMSGIARNHR
- the LOC122274509 gene encoding protein FAR1-RELATED SEQUENCE 4-like, whose amino-acid sequence is MAEPIISSTRRSLFSSESSTYQDSSNVRDEFIEQQQEADNSLVEEVPSMVEEVPVEEVPSRSHGNDDDSVIEPKPWMSFKTEHEIIDYYKQYGKQTGFGVMTQRSKMEDDGSVRYLTLGCARGGKARNRNSNVSKPRPTMKMDCKAKVNAILFDGMLHITTVENAHNHGLSPRKARFFRCNRAINDSVKRQLDINDKAGISMAKSFNSLVVEAGGYDNLPFVEKDARNYIDKARHLRLGKGDAYALCGYFERMQYKNYGFYSLMDLDDD